From the genome of Amia ocellicauda isolate fAmiCal2 chromosome 14, fAmiCal2.hap1, whole genome shotgun sequence, one region includes:
- the LOC136767777 gene encoding perforin-1: MGSLCPLLLLPWALLSLCQPGIILGCHNGSKVECQSASFVPGYNLVGEGFDIVSMKRKGAYVINVDKWAMADGRCRLCKNTQLGGNLQKVPDSVLDWRPRVNCRHSVTSKMYESSESVLKDSTETTSASWKLGLDLKRMGNKQVGGTYTDITKFATERSKSDKYSFSSHEINCKIYSFRLKDQPPLNSEFLKTLRSLPKEYTCKTATKFQNFISTYGTHYIRQVELGGRVHSITALRTCESAMKGVRVNEINDCLRNEALDVVTGQPNKKLSEYCRGVSRKLNRDQTFHRAFSDRKTEVIGGLPGIHDILFSAGGSAEYTKWLNSLKTHPDIVSYDLRPLHMLVQENIAQVNLKRALSQYIMNKSLSLTCSSPCKIGSHRDPANPCLCKCHGQTSIDADCCPSKPGLATLVVTVVRAVGLYGDYFSKTDAYVKVFYGSQREQTQVIINNDFPRWNKKFNFGLVDLFKSRAVQFEVWDEDNQYDELLGKCQFELSRGEVTEKRCDLNHGSLYVSLSVECAPNLGGDHCQSYLPSPMSKDQAARFVGRNLMHIPEPFLSALQNQGQQRPAKYIFGL; this comes from the exons ATgggctctctctgtcctctcctccTGCTGCCCTGGGCTTTGCTCTCACTGTGCCAGCCTGGCATCATCCTGGGCTGTCACAATGGGTCCAAAGTAGAGTGCCAGAGCGCCAGCTTCGTGCCCGGGTACAACCTGGTGGGCGAAGGGTTCGATATCGTCAGCATGAAGCGGAAGGGTGCCTACGTGATTAATGTGGACAAATGGGCGATGGCAGATGGGAGATGTCGGCTGTGCAAGAACACCCAGCTGGGCGGTAATTTGCAGAAGGTGCCCGACTCGGTGCTGGACTGGCGCCCTCGGGTCAACTGTCGCCACAGCGTCACCAGCAAGATGTACGAGTCCAGCGAGTCAGTGCTGAAGGACAGCACTGAGACCACCAGTGCCAGCTGGAAACTGGGTCTGGATCTGAAGAGGATGGGCAACAAACAGGTGGGCGGCACCTACACGGACATTACCAAGTTTGCCACGGAAAGGTCCAAGTCTGACAAGTACAGCTTCTCCAGCCACGAAATCAACTGCAAGATttacag TTTCCGTCTGAAAGACCAACCTCCCCTGAACTCTGAGTTCCTCAAGACACTGCGCTCTCTTCCCAAAGAGTACACCTGCAAAACAGCCACTAAGTTCCAGAACTTCATCAGCACCTACGGCACCCACTACATCCGCCAGGTGGAGCTGGGGGGGCGAGTGCACAGCATTACGGCCCTGCGCACCTGTGAGTCGGCAATGAAGGGGGTCAGAGTCAATGAGATCAATGACTGTCTGAGAAACGAGGCCTTGGATGTCGTCACCGGTCAGCCAAACAAAAAGTTGTCAGAGTACTGCAGAGGGGTCAGCAGGAAGCTGAACAGAGACCAGACCTTCCACAGAGCCTTTTCGGACCGCAAGACAGAGGTGATCGGGGGTCTCCCAGGGATCCACGACATATTATTCTCTGCAGGGGGGTCTGCCGAGTACACAAAGTGGTTGAATTCCTTGAAGACCCACCCAGATATTGTCTCCTATGACCTGAGGCCTCTGCACATGCTGGTGCAGGAAAATATTGCTCAGGTGAACCTGAAGAGAGCCTTAAGTCAATACATCATGAATAAATCCCTCTCACTGACCTGCTCCAGCCCGTGCAAAATCGGGAGTCACCGTGATCCAGCCAACCCCTGCCTGTGCAAGTGCCACGGGCAAACCAGCATTGATGCAGACTGCTGTCCCAGCAAACCAGGCCTGGCTACACTGGTGGTTACTGTGGTGAGAGCAGTAGGGCTCTATGGTGACTACTTCTCCAAGACCGACGCCTACGTGAAGGTGTTCTATGGCAGTCAAAGGGAACAGACTCAAGTAATCATTAACAATGACTTCCCTCGGTGGAACAAGAAGTTCAACTTTGGCCTAGTGGATCTCTTCAAGTCCAGGGCTGTCCAGTTTGAGGTGTGGGATGAGGACAACCAATATGATGAACTCCTGGGGAAGTGCCAGTTTGAACTATCCAGGGGGGAGGTGACAGAGAAGAGGTGTGACCTCAATCATGGCTCCCTGTACGTCTCCCTCAGTGTGGAGTGTGCGCCCAACCTGGGGGGAGACCACTGCCAAAGCTACCTCCCATCGCCAATGTCTAAAGACCAGGCTGCCCGCTTTGTGGGACGCAACCTGATGCACATCCCTGAGCCCTTCCTGAGTGCCCTGCAGAACCAGGGGCAGCAGCGTCCAGCCAAATATATCTTCGGCCTTTAG